A single Kribbella aluminosa DNA region contains:
- a CDS encoding acetamidase/formamidase family protein, protein MTSVRVPRAAHGFAFDGGVEPVVRVGAGTSLVVETYDCFSNKVSSSEQLFGREHELLDLIGQYNPVTGPMYVDGAEPGDRLAVRIDRIELGTFAPYAATLVTGDSKGVCGGHWSPLDDGLPDTRICPLDGDTVIFPTGVGDLRLPVRPMVGSIGTAPAAGAASSLEFRPRHGGNVDCPSITTGSTVMLPVNVPGALLFLGDVHASMGDAEVTGTALETNADVHITVDILKAADHPGDEPVTPRLDTATTLGSIGCEFGAPLERNLQHAFTDLIERLRTGHRLTRVEAYELLGAAARVQVNQCVAGGWTAVHVSISRSVVPDPRVPGPGMVHTDSAPNDEGAG, encoded by the coding sequence ATGACGAGTGTCCGAGTGCCGCGGGCCGCGCACGGGTTTGCCTTTGATGGTGGGGTGGAGCCGGTGGTGCGGGTTGGAGCGGGAACGTCGTTGGTGGTCGAGACGTACGACTGCTTCTCGAACAAGGTGTCGTCGAGCGAACAGTTGTTCGGCCGCGAGCACGAGCTGCTCGACCTCATCGGGCAGTACAACCCCGTCACCGGCCCGATGTACGTCGACGGCGCGGAGCCGGGCGACCGGCTCGCGGTCCGGATCGACCGCATCGAGCTCGGCACGTTCGCGCCGTACGCCGCCACGCTGGTCACCGGGGACTCCAAGGGCGTCTGCGGCGGTCATTGGAGCCCGCTCGACGACGGGCTGCCCGACACCCGGATCTGCCCGCTCGACGGCGACACGGTCATCTTCCCGACCGGTGTCGGCGACCTGAGGCTGCCGGTGCGCCCGATGGTCGGATCGATCGGTACGGCGCCCGCCGCCGGTGCCGCCAGCTCGCTGGAGTTCAGACCGCGGCACGGCGGCAACGTCGACTGCCCGAGCATCACGACCGGCTCGACCGTCATGCTCCCGGTCAACGTCCCCGGGGCGCTGCTGTTCCTCGGCGACGTGCACGCGTCGATGGGCGACGCCGAGGTCACCGGTACAGCGCTGGAGACGAACGCCGACGTACACATCACGGTCGACATCCTGAAGGCTGCCGACCACCCCGGCGACGAACCCGTGACGCCGCGGCTCGACACCGCGACCACGCTCGGCTCGATCGGCTGCGAGTTCGGCGCCCCGCTGGAACGGAACCTGCAGCACGCGTTCACCGACCTCATCGAGCGTCTGCGCACCGGCCACCGGTTGACCAGGGTCGAGGCGTACGAACTCCTCGGCGCCGCCGCCCGCGTGCAGGTGAACCAGTGCGTCGCCGGCGGCTGGACCGCAGTCCACGTCAGCATCTCGCGGTCCGTCGTACCAGATCCGCGCGTCCCTGGTCCGGGGATGGTGCACACTGACTCAGCACCGAACGACGAGGGGGCGGGCTGA
- a CDS encoding nitrilase-related carbon-nitrogen hydrolase, which produces MTWVSVVQLGSGADRGANLEAIEKSLRTAAGAGSAFAFLPEASIYRGPYDPAYVEADDGPALRRIAGLARELRLAVVLGGAWTPSGDAAHAYNSCLVFDRSGRIAARYRKVHLFRLDRTDEPADDEAAFTAPGDDTAVVRAGDITLGLSICYDLRFPALYRNLAAAGATVLSVPANFSAYTGPAHWEALLRARAIENLCYVLAPAQIGTDSTGFSAYGHSLVVDPWGTVVARADDAPAVLTVDLDPEAVRVRRNELRSLQHDRPDVYAHPARIEELDG; this is translated from the coding sequence ATGACCTGGGTGAGCGTCGTACAGCTGGGGTCCGGAGCGGATCGGGGCGCCAATCTGGAGGCGATCGAGAAGTCGCTGCGGACGGCGGCCGGGGCCGGGAGCGCGTTCGCGTTCTTGCCGGAGGCAAGCATCTACCGCGGCCCGTACGATCCGGCGTACGTCGAGGCGGACGACGGGCCTGCACTGCGCCGGATCGCCGGGCTCGCCCGGGAGTTGCGGTTGGCCGTGGTGCTCGGTGGGGCGTGGACGCCGTCCGGCGATGCCGCGCATGCGTACAACAGTTGCCTCGTGTTCGACCGGTCCGGGCGGATCGCTGCCCGGTACCGGAAGGTGCATCTGTTCCGGCTCGACCGGACGGATGAGCCGGCGGACGACGAGGCGGCGTTCACGGCGCCCGGTGACGACACCGCGGTGGTCCGGGCCGGGGACATCACGCTCGGGCTGAGCATCTGCTACGACCTGCGGTTCCCCGCGCTCTACCGGAACCTCGCGGCCGCCGGCGCTACCGTGCTGAGCGTCCCCGCCAACTTCTCGGCGTACACCGGGCCCGCGCACTGGGAGGCCTTGCTCCGCGCCCGCGCGATCGAGAACCTCTGCTACGTACTGGCTCCGGCGCAGATCGGGACCGACTCGACCGGGTTCTCGGCGTACGGCCACAGCCTGGTCGTCGACCCGTGGGGCACCGTCGTCGCGCGGGCCGACGACGCGCCCGCCGTCCTCACCGTCGACCTCGATCCGGAGGCGGTGCGGGTACGGCGGAACGAACTCCGCTCGCTGCAGCACGACCGGCCCGACGTGTACGCCCACCCCGCCCGGATCGAGGAGCTCGATGGCTGA
- a CDS encoding amidohydrolase has product MADILLREARILNGSAGLTWVAVTGGSISAVGHHGEPEPPAERVVDLDGAVLLPGFVDSHTHLGWSAEDRWTINWSGTTTHDEALDSLRTVAARVTPGDWVTGGDWLPSSLPEPELPTLGELDQATDGRPLFLRSLDHSIAILNTVALQRARIDADTADPAGGRIERYDDGAPTGVLRGTAIWSRLAAGVVPPPNRARRLAELRDLLADLSARGITEVHDIATYPVEDRRTPIHLERSFTDLGLIDALAGELPLRYSFRPSIWRVDDYTGDVTAVQTSSPLITFAGFKMSLDNGWYSEPGGPRIDSFRYPGAEEAGRLGKRADAFGAALSIHAMGDLGVAEALDVLSGLPSRAGTALPPHRVIHARRVRREDVVRLAALGVAVEVQPWEIVAQGPVLAARGGDEFQSMLSPYRALLDAGVVVTIGSDRRLGLRVDQRDTDPLVAVQLAVTREGLQPEQRITVTEALACATTSGAIAAGAGGRRGKVAVGYDADLVALGDDPRELPPERIADARPVLTMSAGRLVFGGGER; this is encoded by the coding sequence ATGGCTGACATCTTGTTGCGTGAGGCAAGAATCCTCAACGGCTCGGCGGGCCTGACGTGGGTCGCCGTGACGGGCGGTTCGATCAGTGCGGTAGGACACCACGGCGAGCCGGAGCCGCCGGCCGAGCGGGTCGTCGACCTCGACGGTGCCGTCCTCCTGCCGGGCTTCGTCGACAGTCACACCCACCTCGGCTGGAGCGCCGAGGACCGCTGGACGATCAACTGGTCCGGCACGACGACCCATGACGAGGCGCTCGACAGTCTCCGTACCGTCGCCGCCCGGGTCACGCCCGGCGACTGGGTGACCGGCGGCGACTGGCTCCCCAGCAGCCTGCCCGAGCCCGAACTCCCAACGCTCGGCGAACTCGACCAGGCCACCGACGGCCGCCCGCTGTTCCTGCGCAGCCTCGACCACAGCATCGCGATCCTCAACACGGTCGCCCTGCAGCGCGCCCGCATCGACGCCGACACCGCGGACCCTGCCGGGGGCCGCATCGAGCGGTACGACGACGGTGCACCGACCGGCGTACTGCGGGGAACCGCCATCTGGAGCCGCCTGGCCGCGGGCGTCGTACCGCCTCCGAACCGGGCCCGGCGGCTCGCGGAACTGCGGGACCTGCTCGCCGACCTGTCCGCGCGTGGGATCACCGAGGTGCACGACATCGCGACGTACCCGGTCGAGGACCGCCGGACGCCGATCCACCTGGAGCGTTCGTTCACCGACCTCGGCCTGATCGACGCGCTGGCCGGCGAGCTGCCGTTGCGGTACAGCTTCCGGCCGTCGATCTGGCGGGTCGACGACTACACAGGCGACGTCACAGCTGTGCAGACCTCCTCGCCGCTGATCACGTTCGCCGGGTTCAAGATGTCGCTCGACAACGGCTGGTACTCCGAGCCGGGCGGTCCGCGGATCGACTCGTTCCGCTACCCCGGCGCCGAGGAGGCGGGACGGCTCGGGAAACGCGCGGACGCGTTCGGTGCCGCGCTGTCGATCCACGCGATGGGCGATCTGGGCGTCGCGGAGGCGCTCGACGTACTGTCCGGTCTGCCGTCGCGGGCCGGTACGGCGCTGCCGCCGCATCGGGTGATCCATGCGCGCCGGGTCCGCCGTGAGGACGTCGTCCGGCTGGCCGCGCTGGGGGTTGCCGTCGAGGTGCAGCCGTGGGAGATCGTTGCCCAAGGCCCGGTGCTGGCGGCGCGTGGCGGCGACGAGTTCCAGAGCATGCTCAGTCCGTACCGTGCCTTGCTGGACGCGGGCGTGGTCGTCACGATCGGGTCCGATCGGCGGCTGGGGCTTCGGGTCGACCAGCGCGACACGGATCCGCTGGTCGCCGTACAGCTTGCGGTGACCCGGGAGGGCCTGCAGCCGGAGCAGCGCATCACGGTCACGGAGGCGCTGGCTTGCGCAACCACGAGCGGCGCGATCGCCGCGGGTGCCGGTGGGCGGCGCGGGAAGGTTGCGGTGGGGTACGACGCCGATCTTGTTGCCCTGGGCGACGACCCCCGAGAGCTCCCGCCGGAGCGGATCGCCGACGCGCGCCCGGTACTGACGATGAGTGCGGGCCGTCTCGTGTTCGGGGGCGGGGAGCGATGA
- a CDS encoding CaiB/BaiF CoA transferase family protein, producing the protein MESEAGRVTLGTPLASIRVADFTRVLAGPLATMTLADLGADVIKVERPGSGDETRSWGPPWSAHGSTYFECVNRTKRSIALNLRDPVDRATALRIAQDADVVIENFAPGTMERLGLGYDAVSTGNPGVVYCSISGFGSAAPDGLLGYDFVVQAVGGLMSITGDPDGVPTKVGVALVDVLTGKDAVIGILAALEGRRRTGRGDRIEVSLLSSLLAGLVNQVQAALETGRPGQRLANRHPSIAPYETLRCSDGVVAVACGNDAQFARLTGVLGLPELATDPRFAGNADRVGHRDTLAELLEQRLRTGSAAAWVERLTRAKVPAGRVNTIPEALAFAQQVGLDPVVDVGPGHTRQVRPPIRWTAYSTRPPTPPPALGADTGAVFGLTKEML; encoded by the coding sequence ATGGAATCTGAGGCGGGACGGGTGACGCTCGGTACGCCGCTCGCCTCGATCCGGGTGGCGGACTTCACCCGAGTGCTCGCGGGGCCGTTGGCGACCATGACGCTGGCCGACCTCGGAGCGGACGTGATCAAGGTCGAACGGCCCGGCAGCGGCGACGAGACCCGGTCCTGGGGCCCGCCGTGGTCGGCGCACGGATCGACGTACTTCGAGTGTGTGAACCGGACCAAACGCTCGATCGCGCTGAATCTGCGCGATCCGGTGGATCGTGCGACCGCGCTCCGGATCGCGCAGGACGCCGACGTGGTGATCGAGAACTTCGCGCCGGGCACGATGGAGCGGCTGGGCCTGGGGTACGACGCCGTGTCGACCGGGAACCCGGGCGTCGTCTACTGCTCGATCAGCGGATTCGGCAGCGCGGCACCAGATGGCCTGCTCGGCTACGACTTCGTGGTCCAGGCCGTCGGTGGACTGATGAGCATCACCGGTGACCCGGACGGCGTGCCGACGAAAGTGGGTGTCGCCCTGGTCGACGTCCTGACCGGCAAGGACGCGGTGATCGGGATCCTGGCCGCGCTCGAGGGGCGCCGCCGGACCGGCCGCGGCGACCGGATCGAGGTCTCGTTGCTGAGCAGCCTGCTCGCCGGCCTCGTCAACCAGGTCCAGGCCGCGCTGGAGACCGGTCGTCCCGGGCAGCGGCTGGCGAACCGGCATCCGAGCATCGCGCCGTACGAGACGCTCCGGTGTTCCGACGGTGTCGTCGCTGTTGCCTGCGGCAATGATGCGCAGTTCGCCCGGCTGACCGGCGTACTCGGGCTGCCGGAGTTGGCGACCGACCCGCGGTTCGCCGGTAACGCCGATCGGGTGGGTCATCGGGACACGCTCGCCGAGCTGCTGGAGCAGCGACTGCGGACCGGTTCGGCCGCCGCGTGGGTCGAGCGCCTCACCCGGGCGAAGGTTCCGGCGGGGAGGGTGAACACGATCCCGGAGGCACTCGCGTTCGCCCAGCAGGTCGGGCTCGATCCCGTCGTCGACGTCGGCCCCGGGCATACCCGGCAAGTACGTCCGCCGATCCGCTGGACGGCGTACTCCACTCGTCCGCCGACACCACCACCTGCCCTCGGCGCCGATACCGGGGCCGTTTTCGGGCTCACGAAGGAGATGTTGTGA
- a CDS encoding GntR family transcriptional regulator yields the protein MPLPGGDKLPIRVNAQDIAYERLRDWIVNGPLEPGENVRDTDVAEMLGVSRTPVREALIRLSQEGLVEIARGRSTRVADLQFDRAVHLYDLGGVLDAHAAEIAATTLGGPELTSLRAMVDEMADQQDVARAQELDEQFHDVYYLAAGNPVLIGYLEQLKVELRRIERAAFRDEQIRKEAYEEHLLILGALESRDPDAAREAALTNWRNSWARIKAWIEPRTGAVHAEHGRIA from the coding sequence ATGCCGTTGCCAGGCGGCGACAAGTTGCCGATCCGGGTCAATGCCCAGGACATCGCGTACGAGCGGCTGCGGGACTGGATCGTCAACGGCCCGCTGGAACCGGGCGAGAACGTCCGCGACACCGACGTCGCGGAGATGCTCGGCGTCAGCCGTACGCCGGTCCGCGAGGCGCTGATCCGGCTCTCCCAGGAGGGGCTGGTCGAGATCGCGCGCGGCCGCAGCACGCGGGTCGCGGATCTCCAGTTCGACCGCGCCGTGCACCTCTACGACCTCGGCGGGGTGCTGGACGCGCACGCCGCCGAGATCGCGGCGACCACCCTCGGCGGGCCGGAGCTGACCAGCCTCCGCGCGATGGTCGACGAGATGGCCGACCAGCAGGACGTCGCCCGCGCGCAGGAACTCGACGAGCAGTTCCACGACGTGTACTACCTGGCTGCGGGCAACCCGGTGCTGATCGGTTACCTCGAACAACTCAAAGTCGAACTCCGCCGGATCGAACGCGCCGCCTTCCGCGACGAACAGATCCGCAAGGAGGCGTACGAGGAACACCTCCTGATCCTCGGCGCGCTCGAATCCCGCGACCCCGACGCCGCCCGCGAAGCCGCCCTGACGAACTGGCGCAACTCCTGGGCCCGCATCAAGGCCTGGATCGAGCCCCGCACCGGCGCCGTCCACGCGGAGCACGGCCGGATCGCCTGA
- a CDS encoding ABC transporter substrate-binding protein, whose translation MNARALLAIAGAAVLAATAAACGGSGSGTDAAAQGSGQAVTVQAASGPVKLPKPAVRVAVMQWQFVEDLLALGVQPVMIADEQQPGSGNPLPPQFKDKLGKYTSLGSRISPNLEVLSAEPVDLIVADKSEHLKDYQQFSQIAPTLILDTSSWADFYPNLQKLGQAVGKADKAAEVEKTVKSAIADGKAKLAADAGKRALIGVPTPDKFFAFTANSMQAGVLTELGLTYAYKEVPGKLSEQAPLESLAQTKPDVMFLTVDPGSQVVTDTWKGNSLWDSIPAVQSKQVHTVDRGIWSVGRGALSVPLMVQQTVDAFTKG comes from the coding sequence ATGAATGCCAGAGCCCTGCTGGCAATTGCCGGCGCAGCCGTGTTGGCCGCAACAGCGGCCGCCTGTGGTGGTAGCGGTTCGGGGACCGACGCCGCCGCGCAAGGCAGTGGACAGGCGGTCACGGTCCAGGCCGCGTCGGGACCGGTCAAACTGCCCAAGCCCGCCGTCCGGGTCGCCGTCATGCAATGGCAGTTCGTGGAAGACCTGCTGGCGTTGGGCGTACAGCCGGTGATGATCGCCGACGAGCAGCAGCCCGGCAGCGGGAATCCGTTGCCGCCGCAGTTCAAGGACAAGCTCGGCAAGTACACCTCGCTCGGCAGCCGCATCTCGCCGAACCTCGAGGTACTGTCCGCCGAACCCGTCGACCTGATCGTCGCCGACAAGAGCGAGCATCTGAAGGACTACCAGCAGTTCTCGCAGATCGCTCCGACGCTGATCCTCGACACCTCCAGCTGGGCCGACTTCTACCCGAACCTGCAGAAGCTCGGTCAGGCCGTCGGCAAGGCGGACAAGGCCGCCGAGGTGGAGAAGACCGTCAAGAGCGCGATCGCCGACGGCAAGGCGAAGCTCGCCGCGGACGCCGGCAAGCGGGCACTGATCGGCGTACCGACGCCCGACAAGTTCTTCGCGTTCACCGCGAACTCGATGCAGGCCGGCGTACTCACCGAGCTCGGCCTGACCTACGCCTACAAAGAGGTTCCGGGCAAGCTGAGTGAGCAGGCGCCGCTCGAATCGCTCGCACAGACGAAGCCCGACGTGATGTTCCTGACCGTCGATCCCGGCTCGCAGGTGGTCACCGACACCTGGAAGGGCAACTCGCTGTGGGACTCGATCCCGGCGGTGCAGAGCAAGCAGGTGCACACCGTGGACCGCGGGATCTGGTCGGTGGGCCGCGGCGCGCTCTCGGTGCCGCTGATGGTCCAGCAGACGGTCGACGCCTTCACCAAGGGCTGA
- a CDS encoding FecCD family ABC transporter permease: MSQTLTAPAVDRLRPLRIPLGAGVLVLVVACGLSLMVGSTGTASPGQVLGALTGHADPQLTAAVLSLRLPRTVIALLIGAGLAVSGALIQGVTRNPIVEPSIIGVNAGAALAVALVTYTVGPLRLGGIGLMPFVAFAGAAAAAALVFVIVAGVDMTPGRVALAGVTVALLANALVMSVVVLNDNAIQFLLRYLVGGVDGASWSGVRTLLPYTVIGLGGAFLLAKSVTVLSLGDDIARGLGLPVERVRLQALALVVVLAGAAVAVAGPIAMVGLLVPHMVRWSVGTSYLRVFGLGTVYGGALLVGADVISRIAIPSTEVPVGVLTAVIGTPYFIYLARRGRGVV; this comes from the coding sequence ATGTCGCAGACACTGACAGCACCAGCCGTCGACCGCCTCCGTCCCCTGCGGATCCCCCTCGGCGCCGGCGTGCTCGTCCTGGTGGTCGCGTGCGGGCTCAGTCTGATGGTCGGCTCGACCGGGACGGCGTCGCCCGGTCAGGTCCTGGGGGCCTTGACCGGGCACGCCGACCCACAACTCACGGCAGCGGTGCTGAGTCTCCGGCTGCCCCGGACCGTGATCGCACTGCTGATCGGCGCCGGGCTCGCCGTGTCCGGCGCGCTGATCCAGGGCGTCACCCGGAACCCGATCGTCGAGCCGTCGATCATCGGGGTGAACGCCGGCGCCGCGCTGGCGGTCGCGCTCGTCACGTACACGGTCGGCCCGCTGCGCCTGGGCGGGATCGGCCTGATGCCGTTCGTCGCGTTCGCCGGCGCGGCGGCAGCGGCGGCACTGGTGTTCGTGATCGTGGCCGGCGTCGACATGACACCGGGCCGGGTCGCGCTCGCCGGTGTCACCGTCGCGCTGCTCGCGAACGCCTTGGTGATGAGCGTCGTCGTACTGAACGACAACGCGATCCAGTTCCTGCTCCGCTACCTGGTCGGCGGCGTCGACGGCGCCAGCTGGTCCGGGGTCCGCACGCTGCTGCCGTACACGGTCATCGGGCTGGGGGGCGCGTTCCTGCTCGCCAAGTCGGTCACCGTACTGTCCCTCGGCGACGACATCGCCCGCGGCCTCGGCCTCCCGGTCGAAAGGGTGCGGCTGCAGGCGCTCGCGCTCGTGGTCGTCCTCGCCGGTGCCGCGGTGGCCGTCGCCGGGCCGATCGCGATGGTCGGGCTGCTGGTGCCGCACATGGTCCGCTGGTCGGTCGGTACGTCGTACCTGCGGGTGTTCGGCCTCGGCACCGTGTACGGCGGCGCGCTGCTGGTCGGCGCCGACGTCATCAGCCGGATCGCGATCCCGAGCACCGAGGTACCCGTAGGGGTCCTCACCGCGGTCATCGGTACGCCGTACTTCATCTATCTGGCTCGCCGTGGAAGGGGTGTCGTATGA
- a CDS encoding FecCD family ABC transporter permease, translated as MTTLTEVLPSATILRHVAHRRLLVVAGLFALLVAVAVVSIGIGAVHIDLGRILRALTGTGTLADHRIVIGFRLPRIVVGLCVGASLAVSGVILQAVTRNPLASPAVVGVNGGAGLAALLVLSFSSSAAAIWQVPAAAFAGAAVAGGTTYLLSRRDGIVNPGRLALIGVAFGGFSLALIQLIIVTTSFTGDVQAALRWLTGSLWGRTWIHVEQVAPWTLVLLPLAWLLSDQLNLLGLGDDVPRALGSRLERVKLGLLGIAIALAGSAVAVGGTIAFVGLLAPHLCRRLVGPGHRLLIPASACVGALLVVVADALGRAILPPAEIPVGLFTAVLGAPYFLLQLRKGLRA; from the coding sequence ATGACGACCCTCACCGAAGTGTTGCCCTCCGCAACGATCCTGCGGCACGTCGCCCATCGCCGGTTGCTCGTCGTCGCGGGGCTGTTCGCGCTGCTGGTCGCGGTCGCGGTGGTGAGCATCGGGATCGGCGCCGTGCACATCGACCTCGGCCGGATTCTGCGGGCGCTGACGGGCACCGGAACGCTCGCCGACCACCGGATCGTGATCGGGTTCCGGCTGCCCCGGATCGTCGTCGGCCTGTGTGTCGGCGCGAGCCTGGCGGTGTCCGGCGTGATCCTGCAGGCCGTCACCCGCAATCCGTTGGCCTCCCCCGCGGTCGTCGGCGTGAACGGCGGTGCGGGGCTGGCCGCGCTGCTGGTACTGAGCTTCTCCAGCAGCGCGGCCGCGATCTGGCAGGTGCCGGCCGCGGCCTTCGCGGGCGCGGCGGTCGCGGGCGGTACGACGTACCTGCTGTCTCGCCGGGACGGCATCGTGAACCCTGGCCGGCTCGCGCTGATCGGGGTGGCGTTCGGCGGCTTCTCGCTTGCGCTGATCCAGCTGATCATCGTGACGACGTCGTTCACCGGCGACGTGCAGGCCGCGCTGCGCTGGCTGACCGGGAGTCTCTGGGGCCGGACGTGGATCCACGTCGAACAGGTCGCGCCGTGGACGCTCGTACTGCTGCCGCTGGCGTGGCTGCTGTCCGACCAGCTCAACCTGCTCGGGCTCGGCGACGACGTACCGCGGGCGCTCGGCTCCCGGCTCGAGCGGGTGAAGCTCGGGCTGCTCGGGATCGCGATCGCACTGGCCGGATCGGCGGTGGCCGTGGGCGGGACGATCGCGTTCGTCGGGCTGCTCGCACCGCACCTGTGCCGCCGCCTGGTCGGCCCCGGGCATCGGCTGCTGATCCCGGCGTCGGCGTGTGTCGGCGCGCTCCTCGTGGTGGTCGCGGACGCCCTCGGCCGCGCGATCCTGCCGCCCGCCGAGATCCCGGTCGGCCTGTTCACCGCGGTGCTCGGCGCACCGTACTTCCTGCTCCAACTCCGGAAAGGACTGCGCGCATGA
- a CDS encoding acyl-CoA dehydrogenase family protein, with protein MTAAAPAEQYDLLAIDTLLSSDEKDVRASVRQFCDSAVDPHVAEWFEAGDLPSIRELTKALGDLGVLGMHLDGYGCAGMSAVEYGLACLELEASDSGIRSLVSVQGSLAMYALWRWGSDEQKAEWLPRMAAGLAIGCFGLTEPDHGSDPSGLRTRARRSGADWVLSGTKTWITNGSIADVAIVWADAGEDGGIRGFVVPTDSAGFTAHPIEHKLSLRASVTSELVLDEVRLPESAALPGVTGLRGPLSCLGEARYGIVWGAMGAARTAFRTALDYSLTRQQFGRPIAGFQLTQEKLARMNQELALGTLLALHLGRLKDSSGVRPAQVSAGKLNNVGKALEICRTARTILGANGISLEYPVIRHLTNLESVLTYEGTAEIHTLTVGQALTGIPAFR; from the coding sequence GTGACCGCTGCAGCGCCGGCCGAGCAGTACGACCTGCTGGCCATCGACACGTTGCTGTCGAGCGACGAGAAGGACGTGCGCGCCTCGGTCCGCCAGTTCTGTGACTCGGCCGTCGACCCGCACGTGGCCGAGTGGTTCGAGGCCGGTGACCTGCCGTCGATCCGCGAGCTGACCAAGGCGCTCGGCGACCTCGGCGTACTCGGCATGCATCTGGACGGGTACGGGTGCGCCGGCATGAGCGCGGTCGAGTACGGCCTCGCCTGTCTCGAACTGGAGGCCTCCGACTCGGGTATCCGGTCGCTCGTCTCCGTTCAGGGGTCGCTGGCGATGTACGCGCTGTGGCGCTGGGGGAGCGACGAGCAGAAGGCCGAGTGGCTGCCGCGGATGGCCGCCGGGCTGGCGATCGGCTGCTTCGGGCTGACCGAGCCTGATCACGGGTCGGACCCGTCCGGGCTCCGGACGCGGGCTCGGCGCAGCGGTGCGGACTGGGTCCTGTCCGGTACGAAGACCTGGATCACGAACGGCTCGATCGCGGACGTCGCGATCGTGTGGGCGGATGCGGGCGAGGACGGCGGCATCCGGGGATTCGTCGTACCGACCGACAGCGCGGGGTTCACCGCCCATCCGATCGAGCACAAGCTGTCCCTGCGAGCATCGGTGACCAGTGAACTGGTGCTGGACGAGGTCAGGCTCCCGGAGTCGGCGGCACTGCCGGGTGTCACCGGGCTGCGCGGTCCGCTGTCCTGCCTGGGCGAGGCCCGGTACGGAATCGTCTGGGGTGCGATGGGGGCTGCACGGACCGCGTTCCGGACCGCCCTCGACTACTCACTGACCCGGCAGCAGTTCGGCCGGCCGATCGCGGGATTCCAGCTCACCCAGGAGAAGCTTGCCCGGATGAACCAGGAGCTTGCCCTGGGCACCTTGCTGGCGTTGCACCTCGGTCGGCTCAAGGACTCGTCGGGCGTGCGGCCGGCTCAGGTCAGCGCCGGCAAGCTCAACAACGTCGGCAAGGCCCTCGAGATCTGCCGCACGGCCCGGACGATCCTCGGAGCCAACGGCATCTCCCTGGAGTACCCGGTGATCCGGCATCTGACCAACCTCGAGTCCGTGCTGACGTACGAGGGGACGGCCGAGATCCACACGCTGACCGTCGGGCAGGCGCTGACCGGGATTCCGGCCTTCCGGTGA
- a CDS encoding ABC transporter ATP-binding protein, with product MTSRLRTENLRLSYGPLVVIPDLSLEIEEGAVTSLVGRNGCGKSTLLRCIGRLLDQRSGRVLLDGKEIATIPSRTLAQQLAILPQGPTAPEGMTVMDLVEHGRYPHRQFLGIKSDEDRQTVAWALDQTGMTDLAHRPLERLSGGQRQRAWIAMALAQDTRIILLDEPTTFLDVAYQLELMELLRRLNHEHGTTILMVLHDLNQAAAYSDRMVAVRGGDVYANGRPDEVLTQDMVRDVFGIESDVIADPRTGSPLCIPYALAPKVASLPPLLSPGREAL from the coding sequence ATGACCAGCCGCCTCCGCACCGAGAACCTGCGGCTCAGCTACGGACCGCTCGTGGTGATCCCGGATCTGTCGCTCGAGATCGAGGAGGGCGCCGTCACCAGCCTGGTCGGCCGGAACGGCTGTGGGAAGAGCACGCTGCTGCGCTGTATCGGACGGCTGCTCGACCAACGCTCCGGTCGCGTGCTGCTGGACGGCAAGGAGATCGCCACCATCCCGTCCCGGACGCTCGCGCAGCAACTCGCGATCCTCCCGCAGGGGCCGACGGCGCCGGAAGGCATGACCGTGATGGACCTGGTCGAGCACGGGCGCTACCCGCACCGGCAGTTCCTCGGGATCAAGTCCGACGAGGACCGGCAGACCGTCGCCTGGGCGCTCGACCAGACCGGGATGACCGACCTCGCGCACCGTCCGCTGGAACGGCTGTCCGGCGGGCAGCGGCAGCGGGCGTGGATCGCGATGGCGCTCGCGCAGGACACCAGGATCATCCTGCTGGACGAGCCGACCACGTTCCTCGACGTCGCGTACCAGCTCGAACTGATGGAGCTGCTCCGGCGGCTCAACCACGAGCACGGTACGACGATCCTGATGGTGCTGCACGACCTGAACCAGGCGGCGGCGTACTCGGACCGGATGGTCGCCGTCCGCGGTGGCGACGTCTACGCGAACGGCCGCCCGGACGAGGTACTGACCCAGGACATGGTCCGGGACGTGTTCGGCATCGAGTCCGACGTGATCGCGGACCCCCGCACCGGCAGCCCGCTGTGCATCCCGTATGCCCTCGCCCCAAAAGTCGCTTCGCTCCCGCCGCTCCTCAGCCCAGGCCGGGAGGCCCTATGA